A single region of the Pontimicrobium sp. SW4 genome encodes:
- a CDS encoding efflux RND transporter permease subunit, producing MLNKSIKFLIENKLVAVLLLALFIGWGVTNAPFNWDTGSFPRSPVAVDAIPDIGENQQIVFTKWDGRSPQDIEDQITYPLTTSLLGIPGVKTIRSSSMFGFSSIYVIFEEDVEFYWSRSRILEKLNSLPNGLLPNNIQPSLGPDATGLGQIFWYTLEGRDENGKVTGGWDLHELRSIQDYYVKYGLSSASGVSEVASIGGYVQEYQVDVNPDVLKEYNISLDQVVNAVRKTNKDIGAKTIEINQAEYLVRGLGYVKSTEDIETAVVTSENNTPILIKDVAKVSLGPSERRGILDKEGAEVVGGVVVARYGANPMEVINNVKKQIIELSEGLPTKVLKDGRTSQLTIVPFYDRTELIQETLNTLNEALTLEILVTILVIIIMVFNLRASILISGLLPVAVLMVFIGMKLFGVDANIVALSGIAIAIGTMVDVGVILSENIIRHIDEYREKFPINTIVFNATKEVSGAILTAVMTTVISFIPVFTMIGAEGKLFRPLAATKTMALIASVMIALFLIPPFAAWLFGWKSPKRKVGYILNVILGVFGIVVILSGYLLGIILIAFAIVNVLKLKGTLSKLQANKVNIAISAIAIIFMLSVYWRPLGVDYSIISNLVFVSIICFGLLAVFTLFRRYYVRILSWALAHKLLFLSIPTIIVFFGINIWSNTGKEFMPSLNEGSFLLMPTSLPHSGIAENKRVLQQLDMAVATIPEIKTVVGKAGRVESALDPAPLSMYENIIIYKPEYKLNVEGERETFKINEDGLFETKSGNFVPSGSKIDTSELIMDDDGAYYRNWRQHIKSADDIWNEIVKVTKLPGVTSAPKLQPIETRLVMLQTGMRAPMGIKVKGQNLKDIESFGLQLESILKQIPEVKKEAVFADRIVGKPYLLIDIDREKIARHGISIEDVQTIIEIAVGGKVLTQTVEGRERYGIRVRYPREQRSSPEDLENIYVPTKSGVPIPLKELVNIKYEQGPQVIKSEDTFLVGYVLFDKVAEEAEVTVVEKAQKAIQGAIERGELIVPKGVSYKFTGTYENQLRAEKTLSVVVPLALVIIFLILYFQFRSVLTSLMVFTGIAVAFAGGFIMIWLYGESWFLNIDLFGFNLRELFQMNPVNLSVAVWVGFIALFGIATDDGVVMATYLKQTFDKNTPKSVSEIRNSVIEAGEKRIRPCLMTTATTILALLPILTSTGRGSDIMIPMAIPSFGGMLIALITLFVVPVLYSLSKEVSLKRIQNES from the coding sequence ATGCTAAATAAAAGCATTAAATTTTTAATAGAAAATAAATTAGTTGCAGTATTGCTTCTAGCTTTATTTATTGGTTGGGGAGTTACCAACGCACCATTTAACTGGGATACTGGAAGCTTTCCTAGAAGTCCTGTTGCTGTTGATGCTATTCCTGATATTGGTGAAAACCAACAAATTGTATTTACTAAATGGGATGGTCGCTCACCTCAAGATATAGAAGATCAAATAACTTATCCTTTAACAACATCTTTATTAGGAATACCAGGAGTTAAAACGATACGTAGTTCATCTATGTTTGGGTTTTCAAGTATCTATGTCATTTTTGAAGAAGACGTAGAGTTTTATTGGAGTAGAAGCCGCATTTTAGAAAAATTAAATTCCTTACCTAATGGATTGCTACCAAATAATATCCAACCAAGTTTAGGTCCAGATGCGACTGGACTAGGACAAATTTTCTGGTATACATTAGAAGGACGGGATGAGAATGGTAAAGTTACTGGAGGATGGGATTTACATGAGCTACGAAGCATACAAGATTATTATGTTAAGTATGGATTGTCTTCAGCATCTGGTGTGTCTGAAGTGGCATCCATTGGCGGTTATGTGCAAGAGTATCAGGTAGATGTTAACCCTGATGTTTTAAAAGAGTATAATATCTCCTTAGATCAAGTAGTAAATGCTGTTAGAAAAACAAACAAAGATATTGGTGCTAAAACCATTGAAATTAATCAAGCAGAGTATTTAGTTCGTGGACTAGGTTATGTAAAATCTACTGAAGATATTGAAACAGCAGTAGTTACTTCAGAGAATAACACACCAATTCTTATTAAAGATGTTGCCAAAGTATCTTTAGGACCAAGTGAACGAAGAGGAATTCTTGATAAGGAAGGAGCCGAAGTTGTTGGAGGTGTAGTTGTTGCTAGATATGGTGCTAATCCAATGGAAGTGATTAATAACGTAAAGAAACAAATTATTGAGCTAAGTGAAGGCTTGCCTACTAAAGTGCTAAAAGATGGTCGTACGTCACAACTTACAATTGTACCATTTTATGATAGAACTGAACTTATACAGGAAACCTTAAATACACTTAATGAAGCATTAACCTTAGAAATTTTAGTTACCATTTTAGTAATCATTATTATGGTATTCAATTTAAGAGCGTCTATATTAATATCTGGATTATTACCAGTTGCAGTGCTTATGGTATTTATTGGTATGAAACTCTTTGGTGTTGATGCAAATATAGTAGCGCTTTCTGGTATTGCCATTGCTATTGGAACAATGGTAGATGTTGGTGTAATTCTTTCTGAAAATATTATTCGACATATCGATGAGTATAGAGAAAAATTTCCAATAAACACTATTGTTTTTAATGCTACTAAAGAAGTGTCTGGAGCAATTTTAACTGCAGTAATGACCACTGTAATTAGTTTTATTCCTGTGTTTACTATGATTGGAGCAGAAGGCAAGTTATTTAGACCTTTAGCAGCAACAAAAACTATGGCACTTATTGCTTCGGTTATGATAGCCTTATTTCTAATTCCACCTTTTGCAGCATGGTTATTTGGATGGAAATCGCCTAAAAGAAAAGTTGGTTATATTTTAAATGTAATACTAGGTGTATTTGGCATTGTAGTTATTTTAAGTGGCTATTTACTAGGAATAATTCTTATAGCTTTTGCTATTGTAAACGTTTTAAAATTAAAAGGCACATTATCTAAATTACAGGCTAATAAAGTTAATATAGCTATTTCGGCTATAGCTATAATTTTTATGCTAAGTGTGTATTGGCGACCTCTAGGTGTAGATTATAGTATTATTTCTAACCTTGTTTTTGTAAGTATTATTTGTTTTGGCTTATTGGCAGTGTTTACCTTATTTAGACGTTATTATGTGCGTATTTTAAGTTGGGCATTAGCACATAAATTACTCTTTTTAAGTATACCAACAATTATAGTTTTCTTCGGAATTAATATTTGGAGCAATACAGGAAAAGAATTTATGCCATCGTTAAATGAAGGGTCTTTTTTATTGATGCCTACATCGTTGCCTCATTCAGGTATAGCAGAAAACAAGCGTGTATTACAACAGTTAGATATGGCTGTTGCAACTATTCCAGAAATAAAAACTGTTGTAGGTAAAGCTGGACGTGTTGAAAGTGCATTAGATCCTGCTCCTTTATCAATGTATGAGAATATTATTATTTATAAGCCTGAATATAAGTTAAATGTAGAAGGTGAACGAGAAACATTTAAAATAAATGAAGATGGTTTATTTGAAACTAAGTCAGGTAATTTTGTGCCTTCAGGAAGTAAAATAGATACTTCAGAGTTGATTATGGACGATGATGGCGCGTATTATCGCAATTGGCGACAACATATAAAATCCGCCGATGATATTTGGAATGAAATTGTAAAGGTAACAAAACTGCCTGGAGTGACTTCGGCACCTAAATTACAACCTATAGAAACACGATTGGTGATGCTACAAACAGGTATGCGCGCACCAATGGGAATTAAGGTGAAAGGGCAAAATTTAAAAGACATTGAAAGTTTTGGATTGCAACTAGAAAGTATTCTAAAACAGATACCCGAAGTTAAAAAAGAAGCTGTATTTGCTGACCGAATCGTTGGCAAACCATATTTGTTAATTGATATAGATAGAGAAAAAATTGCACGCCATGGTATTTCTATTGAAGATGTACAAACAATTATTGAAATCGCAGTAGGAGGAAAAGTACTCACGCAGACAGTTGAAGGTAGAGAGCGTTACGGAATTCGTGTACGCTATCCAAGAGAGCAGCGATCAAGTCCTGAGGATTTAGAGAATATTTATGTGCCTACTAAGAGCGGAGTTCCTATTCCTTTAAAAGAATTAGTAAATATTAAATATGAACAAGGACCACAGGTTATTAAAAGTGAAGACACTTTTTTAGTTGGCTATGTGCTTTTTGATAAGGTTGCTGAAGAAGCAGAGGTCACCGTTGTAGAAAAAGCTCAAAAAGCTATTCAAGGTGCTATTGAAAGAGGCGAATTAATTGTTCCAAAAGGTGTGAGTTATAAATTTACAGGAACTTATGAAAATCAGTTAAGAGCAGAGAAAACATTATCAGTAGTAGTGCCATTAGCTCTAGTAATCATATTTCTAATTTTGTACTTCCAGTTTAGGTCAGTTTTAACATCTTTAATGGTATTTACAGGGATTGCAGTAGCGTTTGCTGGAGGCTTTATCATGATTTGGCTATATGGCGAGTCATGGTTTTTAAACATCGATCTTTTTGGATTTAATCTTAGAGAATTATTTCAGATGAATCCAGTTAATTTAAGTGTCGCAGTTTGGGTTGGGTTTATTGCATTATTTGGTATTGCTACAGACGATGGTGTAGTTATGGCAACCTATTTAAAACAAACATTTGATAAAAACACGCCTAAATCAGTATCAGAAATTAGAAATTCGGTAATTGAAGCAGGAGAAAAACGAATTCGTCCATGCTTAATGACTACAGCAACAACAATTTTAGCGTTGTTGCCTATTTTAACGTCTACAGGTAGAGGAAGTGATATCATGATACCAATGGCAATACCTAGTTTTGGAGGGATGCTTATTGCATTAATTACATTATTTGTAGTTCCTGTTTTATATAGTTTGAGTAAAGAAGTTTCATTAAAACGTATACAAAATGAAAGCTAA